In a genomic window of Zingiber officinale cultivar Zhangliang chromosome 9B, Zo_v1.1, whole genome shotgun sequence:
- the LOC122022473 gene encoding transcription factor bHLH63-like: MQCLQTPVSHRFSSKWQQQEQPSHHSYSADDLCVQGLNSFDCFSNGLSDLPDHQYPNFEEITSVAVSDSTLRKRKAETSPKSKQDCKIRVKQETGGAKTEFKQQNSSKEASGDSSKTDYIHVRARRGQATDSHSLAERVRRERISQRMKCLQELVPGCSKITGKAGMLDEIINYVQSLQKQVELVEQFLSMKFAAVNPMADIDFLVAREAMSTQLVQINPPELMDQPFLHFNSLQLDPCLGLDMYMDSSDLVADGSPFGSSLNSLHRVEFLQSLQGNLLPNNLKMEI; encoded by the exons ATGCAGTGCCTACAGACTCCAGTTTCTCATCGATTCTCCTCCAAAtggcagcaacaggagcagcccaGTCACCATTCTTATAGTGCTGATGATCTCTGCGTTCAAGGTCTCAATTCCTTCGATTGCTTCAGCAATGGCTTGTCCGATCTTCCTGATCATCAGTatcccaactttgaggaaattacAAGCGTGGCAGTGAGCGATAGCACCTTAAGAAAGAGGAAGGCAGAGACTTCTCCCAAGTCAAAG CAAGACTGCAAGATCAGAGTGAAACAAGAAACGGGAGGAGCGAAAACAGAGTTCAAGCAGCAGAACAGTAGCAAGGAGGCATCAGGAGACAGCTCAAAGACTGATTACATTCACGTTCGAGCTCGCCGCGGCCAAGCCACTGACAGCCATAGCTTAGCTGAAAGA GTGAGGAGGGAAAGGATCAGTCAAAGGATGAAGTGCCTCCAGGAGCTGGTGCCGGGATGCAGTAAGATCACCGGAAAAGCAGGCATGCTAGATGAGATCATCAACTATGTTCAGTCTCTCCAGAAACAAGTCGAG CTTGTCGAGCAGTTCCTGTCGATGAAATTTGCTGCCGTGAATCCAATGGCGGACATCGACTTCTTGGTGGCAAGAGAGGCGATGAGTACTCAACTGGTGCAGATAAATCCACCTGAGCTAATGGACCAGCCATTCCTTCACTTCAACTCCTTGCAGCTCGATCCCTGCTTAGGGCTGGACATGTACATGGATTCTTCGGATCTTGTGGCTGATGGATCCCCCTTTGGCTCATCTCTGAAT AGCTTGCATAGGGTAGAATTCCTTCAATCATTGCAAG GGAATCTCTTGCCTAACAATCTCAAGATGGAGATATAA
- the LOC122024925 gene encoding chromatin modification-related protein MEAF6-like has protein sequence MESDGQRTSSNPSAMLTALMSRRESLRDELRAIERQVYDLETTYLQDSNQNGSVLKGFEGFLSSSKSTANLKRSRKFQPEDRLFSLSSITSPAAEENVAGRDEARSEHGPGRFKGGGTPANGQGKPKKGGRVAIRETKRLRPSSEQDMDDDEDPDMSLR, from the exons ATGGAATCGGACG GGCAAAGGACATCCTCGAACCCGTCGGCCATGCTTACAGCGCTCATGAGCAGGAGGGAAAGTCTCCGGGACGAGCTCCGGGCAATTGAGAGACAA GTCTATGACTTAGAAACTACCTACTTACAAGATTCAAACCAGAATGGAAGTGTGTTGAAAGGATTTGAAGGATTCCTGTCATCATCAAAGAGTACTGCAAA CCTAAAGCGCTCCAGAAAGTTTCAGCCCGAAGATAGGCTATTCTCCTTATCATCAATTACTTCGCCAGCG GCTGAAGAGAATGTAGCTGGTCGGGATG AAGCAAGATCCGAACATGGACCAGGTCGATTCAAGGGTGGAGGTACCCCTGCCAACGGACA AGGAAAACCAAAGAAGGGAGGAAGAGTTGCTATAAGAGAAACTAAACGGCTTCGGCCATCAAGTGAGCAAGACATGGATGACGATGAAGATCCTGACATGAGTTTGAGATGA
- the LOC122022268 gene encoding zinc-finger homeodomain protein 6-like, protein MEFRKLELMEEVYSPAPLQQSAFARALPSPPSSSSALFFARGGEAMGSSCLAQKPSSISVAPPAADGMRPETEPRYRECLRNHAASVGGHVLDGCCEFMPSAGEALRCAACGCHRSFHRKGDGEMCELWNGAATPLLLPPPAAHGHPKAFGAASGLMVLAGNSCAGAAAAAGTESSSEDLAAQRPFVVSRKRFRTKFTTEQKEKMLAFAEKVGWRMQGGDEGAVDHFCGEVGVRRHVFKVWMHNNKSSLKKQNHQQQQPQQQPQQQQQQQLLEDDEEEEEHQNQPIHHHRHQ, encoded by the coding sequence ATGGAATTTAGGAAGTTGGAGCTGATGGAGGAGGTCTACAGCCCGGCTCCTCTGCAGCAGTCTGCCTTCGCCAGggctctcccttctcctccttcgTCCTCGTCTGCGCTATTCTTTGCCAGAGGAGGCGAGGCCATGGGCTCGTCGTGCCTGGCCCAGAAGCCCAGCTCCATTTCCGTAGCCCCGCCTGCCGCCGACGGGATGAGGCCGGAAACGGAGCCGAGATACCGGGAGTGCCTGCGGAACCACGCGGCCAGCGTCGGCGGCCATGTCCTCGACGGCTGCTGCGAGTTCATGCCGAGCGCCGGCGAGGCGCTCAGGTGCGCCGCCTGCGGCTGCCACCGGAGCTTCCACCGGAAGGGCGACGGCGAGATGTGCGAGCTCTGGAACGGCGCCGCGACGCCGCTCTTGCTTCCGCCGCCGGCGGCCCACGGGCACCCGAAGGCTTTCGGCGCCGCGTCCGGCCTGATGGTGCTGGCTGGGAATAGCTGCGCcggagcggcggcggcggcgggaaCGGAGTCGTCGAGCGAGGATCTAGCGGCGCAGCGGCCGTTCGTGGTGTCGAGGAAGAGGTTCCGGACCAAGTTCACGACGGAGCAGAAGGAGAAGATGCTGGCGTTCGCGGAGAAGGTGGGGTGGCGGATGCAGGGCGGGGACGAGGGGGCGGTGGACCACTTCTGCGGCGAAGTCGGTGTGAGAAGACATGTGTTCAAGGTGTGGATGCACAATAACAAAAGCTCACTGAAGAAGCAAAACCACCAGCAACAGCAACCGCAGCAGCAaccgcagcagcagcagcagcagcagcttcTGGAAGAtgacgaagaggaagaagaacaccaGAACCAGCCGATCCACCACCACCGCCACCAATAA